A part of Aricia agestis chromosome 13, ilAriAges1.1, whole genome shotgun sequence genomic DNA contains:
- the LOC121733300 gene encoding protein flightless-1 translates to MANTGLLPFVRGVDFTCNDFGGDKFPDAIAHMTGLQWLRLDKTNLDCVPEELGKLMKLENLSLKKNNLEKLFGELTELKCLRSLNVRHNKVKSSGIPAELFKLEELTTLDLSHNKLKEVPEGLEKAKSLLVLNLSHNKIESIPPTLFVQLTDLLFLDLSNNLLETLPPQTRRLANLQTLILNDNPLGLFQLRQLPSLQSLKTLHMRNTQRTVANLPTSLDTLCCLSDVDLSKNALTKVPDALYSLQNLKRLNLSDNEITEISSAMDIWQKLESLNLSRNNLTSLPASLCKLQHLRRLHVDDNKLDFEGIPSGVGKLGNLEVFSAANNLLEMIPEGLCRCGSLKKLNLSCNKLITLPDAIHLLSDLESLQLHGNPDLVMPPKPVERAKGSGLQYYNIDFSLQTQLQLAGAATPDLVASPAAKSDPIARKLRLRRGRPEPEQKDSALILKGMQEQANTQNGLSDQPNSELKPKRWDESLEKPPLDYSEFFDEETGQTPGLLIWEIENFVPAPVDEVAYGKFFEGDCYIILKTTEDQGQLSWDIHFWIGSKATLDKGACAAMHAVNLRNLLGAKRTQRHEQGDESPEFLALFPAPPAYISGSRTPSGFFTVDDPHYVTRLYRVHGAVATGPTMGPAATGSIHLQPVSVSAHELDPRYVFVLDAGLQIYLWNGKKAKNTLKSKARLFAEKINKEERKNKAELIAEPLGKEPRSFWKTLGYEEDTPFVPQEHVPEDFTYESPRLYRVELGMGYLELPQPEGGALTRDRLQTRNVYILDVHIDVFVWFGKKSSRLVRAAAVKLAHELFNMRPRPAHALLTRLQEGTETQVFKTYFVGWEEVIAVDFTRTAESVARTGADLTSWAKAQETKTDLSALFTPRQPDMSPTEAKQLADEWNEDLEAMEAFVLEGRHFVRLPDHERGVFYSCDCYVFLCRYVLPPDDDASESSANGDEGEGDGTTWVVYFWQGRRAPNMGWLTFTFGLERKFKQLRRSLEVVRTHQQQESLKFLAHFHRKIVIRDGKRNAPPARGAAGVQLFELRSNGSALCTRLVQVRPDAANLNSAFCYILNVPLEGGSEESAIVYAWIGSKADPDAARLIEQIAEEKFNNPWVSLQVVTEGSEPDNFFWVGLGGRKPYDTDADFLRHTRLFRCSNERGYFTVSEKCTDFCQDDLADDDIMILDNGEQVFLWLGAKCSEVEIKLAYKSAQVYIQHMKTVQPDRPRKLFLTLKDKESRRFTKCFHGWGDHKKPPE, encoded by the exons ATGGCAAACACGGGGCTGTTGCCTTTCGTGCGTGGTGTTGATTTCACTTGTAACGACTTCGGC ggcGACAAATTTCCTGATGCTATTGCGCACATGACTGGTCTCCAATGGCTCAGACTAGATAAAACGAATCTAGACTGCGTACCCGAGGAGCTAGGAAAACTTATGAAGCTG GAAAACTTATCGTTAAAAAAGAACAATCTAGAAAAATTATTTGGGGAATTAACAGAACTAAAATGCCTACGGTCTCTGAATGTGAGGCATAACAAAGTGAAGAGTTCTGGTATTCCGGCCGAGCTGTTCAAGCTAGAAGAATTGACAACACTGGACTTGTCCCATAATAAACTTAAAGAAGTACCTGAAGGATTGGAGAAGGCAAAATCTTTACTTGTACTAAACCTCAGTCACAATAA aattgaGAGTATACCACCAACACTGTTTGTTCAGTTGACAGACTTGTTGTTTTTGGATTTGTCCAACAATCTATTGGAAACTCTGCCCCCTCAAACTAGAAGACTTGCAAACCTACAGACTCTGATCTTGAATGACAATCCACTTGGACTGTTTCAACTTag ACAACTGCCATCTTTACAAAGTTTGAAAACTCTGCATATGCGTAACACCCAACGGACTGTAGCCAACTTGCCAACGTCATTGGACACTCTCTGTTGTCTATCTGACGTAGATCTTTCTAAGAATGCTCTAACCAAAGTTCCAGACGCGTTATACTCTCTACAGAACTTGAAGAGGCTTAATTTGAGTGACAATGAAATAACGGAGATTTCTTCAG CCATGGACATATGGCAGAAGCTAGAGAGTCTTAATCTGTCCCGCAACAATCTCACGTCTCTCCCGGCGAGTCTGTGCAAGCTGCAGCACCTCAGGAGACTCCATGTGGACGACAACAAGCTGGACTTTGAGGGTATACCATCGGGGGTCGGGAAACTCGGGAATTTGGAGGTGTTCTCCGCCGCTAACAACTTGTTGGAGATGATACCTGAAGGACTCTGCAG aTGTGGTTCCCTAAAGAAGCTAAACTTAAGCTGCAACAAACTCATCACATTACCCGATGCTATACACCTACTAAGCGACCTGGAGAGTCTGCAGCTGCATGGCAACCCTGACCTGGTGATGCCACCTAAGCCGGTGGAGAGAGCCAAGGGCTCTGGTCTCCAGTATTACAATATTGACTTCTCACTGCAGACCCAGTTGCAGTTGGCTGGGGCTGCTACTCCCGATTTGGTGGCTTCTc CCGCAGCGAAGTCTGACCCTATAGCTCGTAAGCTGCGCCTGCGCCGCGGCCGGCCGGAGCCCGAGCAGAAGGATTCCGCGCTCATACTGAAAGGCATGCAGGAGCAAGCCAACACGCAGAACGGACTTAGCGATCAACCTAATAGTGAGCTCAA ACCGAAGCGATGGGACGAGAGTTTAGAGAAGCCGCCCCTGGACTACTCGGAGTTCTTCGACGAGGAGACGGGGCAAACGCCGGGCCTGCTTATCTGGGAGATCGAAAACTTCGTCCCCGCGCCTGTTGATGAG GTTGCGTATGGTAAATTCTTTGAAGGCGACTGCTACATCATATTGAAAACCACCGAGGACCAGGGACAACTGTCCTGGGATATACATTTCTGGATCGGTTCTAAAGCTACG CTGGACAAGGGCGCATGCGCAGCGATGCACGCGGTCAACCTGCGAAACCTGCTGGGGGCGAAGCGCACGCAGCGGCACGAGCAGGGCGACGAGAGTCCCGAGTTCCTGGCGCTGttccccgcgccgcccgcctaCATCAGCGGCAGCAGGACGCCATCCGGCTTCTTCACCGTCGACGACCCG CACTACGTCACCCGTTTATACCGTGTCCACGGAGCCGTTGCGACCGGCCCAACTATGGGCCCAGCGGCCACCGGCTCTATCCACCTGCAGCCGGTCAGTGTGTCGGCGCACGAGCTCGACCCCCGATACGTGTTCGTGTTGGACGCTGGTCTGCAGATATATCTGTG GAACGGTAAGAAAGCGAAAAACACATTAAAATCGAAAGCACGACTCTTCGCCGAGAAAATAAACAAAGAAGAGAGGAAGAATAAGGCTGAGCTGATCGCTGAACCCCTGGGCAAGGAGCCGCGGTCCTTCTGGAAGACTCTAGGATATGAAGAAGATACGCCTTTTGTGCCACAG gaGCACGTACCAGAAGACTTTACGTACGAGTCCCCCCGGTTATACAGAGTGGAGCTCGGTATGGGCTACTTGGAGCTCCCGCAGCCTGAGGGCGGAGCCCTAACCCGAGATAGACTGCAGACCAGAAACGTGTATATACTGGATGTGCATATTGATGTATTTGTGTG GTTCGGCAAGAAATCATCTCGGCTGGTACGTGCGGCGGCAGTAAAGTTGGCCCACGAGCTATTTAACATGCGACCGCGGCCCGCGCATGCGCTACTAACTAGACTACAGGAGGGCACTGAGACACAG GTGTTTAAAACGTACTTCGTGGGATGGGAGGAGGTGATCGCTGTGGACTTCACGCGCACGGCGGAGTCCGTCGCCCGCACCGGCGCCGACCTCACCTCGTGGGCCAAGGCGCAGGAGACTAA GACGGACCTATCAGCGTTATTCACGCCGCGGCAGCCGGACATGTCTCCCACCGAAGCGAAGCAGCTGGCGGACGAGTGGAACGAGGATCTGGAGGCGATGGAGGCGTTCGTGCTGGAGGGCCGGCACTTCGTCCGCCTGCCCGACCACGAGCGCGGCGTGTTCTACAGCTGCGACTGCTACGTGTTCCTGTGCAGATACGTGCTGCCGCCGGAC GACGACGCGAGCGAGAGCTCAGCTAACGGTGACGAGGGAGAAGGGGATGGGACGACCTGGGTGGTGTACTTCTGGCAGGGCCGGCGCGCGCCCAACATGGGCTGGCTGACGTTCACGTTCGGCCTCGAGCGCAAGTTCAAGCAGCTGCGGCGCTCGCTCGAGGTGGTGAGGACGCACCAGCAGCAGGAGAGTCTGAAGTTCCTGGCGCATTTCCACAGGAAGATCGTGATTAGAGACGGCAAGAGGAACGCGCCGCCG GctcgcggcgcggcgggcgtgCAGCTGTTCGAGTTGCGCAGCAACGGGTCGGCACTGTGCACGCGCCTGGTACAGGTGCGACCCGACGCCGCCAACCTCAACAGCGCCTTCTG CTACATACTGAACGTGCCGCTAGAGGGCGGGAGCGAGGAGTCGGCGATAGTGTACGCATGGATCGGCAGCAAGGCGGACCCCGACGCGGCGAGACTCATAGAACAGATCGCCGAGGAGAAGTTCAACAACCCGTGGGTCAGCTTGCAG GTGGTGACTGAAGGCAGCGAGCCGGACAACTTCTTCTGGGTGGGCCTCGGCGGTCGGAAGCCGTACGACACGGACGCCGACTTCCTCCGACACACGCGCCTGTTCCGGTGCTCAAACGAGCGCGGCTACTTCACCGTGTCGGAGAAGTGCACGGACTTCTGTCAG GACGACTTGGCGGACGACGACATAATGATACTGGACAACGGGGAACAGGTGTTCCTCTGGCTCGGCGCCAAGTGCTCAGAAGTTGAGATCAAACTCGCCTACAAGTCTGCACAA GTGTACATCCAACACATGAAGACCGTGCAACCGGATCGGCCGAGGAAACTGTTCCTAACACTCAAAGATAAGGAGTCAAGGCGGTTCACCAAGTGCTTCCACGGCTGGGGGGATCACAAGAAACCACCAGAGTAA
- the LOC121733304 gene encoding mitochondrial import receptor subunit TOM22 homolog, translating to MSIMHMDLVTDDNEQSDSGMESLTTSKDDTPERRPEDTFNTPVLGSSPTASVPPPIVALKEYDDEPDETLSERLWGLTEMFPECVRNGTYTLTTKTVSGVKNLYQLSRVVMWIVASSSVILFAPVIFEVERAQVEEMQKSQQKQVLLGTNTAMTGQMPPMPAMPR from the exons ATGTCTATCATGCACATGGACTTAGTGACCGATGATAACGAACAAAGCGACAGCGGTATGGAATCTTTAACCACGAGCAAGGATGATACACCAGAACGCAGACCTGAAGACACCTTCAACACACCCGTG CTTGGTTCGTCCCCTACAGCTTCAGTACCACCACCGATCGTAGCGCTTAAGGAATATGACGAT GAGCCAGATGAAACCCTATCGGAGAGATTGTGGGGCCTAACAGAGATGTTCCCTGAATGTGTACGCAACGGCACATACACACTCACAACAAAGACGGT ATCTGGTGTAAAGAATTTATATCAGCTATCCCGTGTTGTTATGTGGATTGTGGCAAGTTCCTCAGTCATACTGTTTGCTCCAGTTATCTTTGAAGTGGAGAGGGCTCAAGTTGAAGAAATGCAAAAATCACAACAGAAACAA GTGCTGCTTGGAACTAACACTGCCATGACGGGTCAGATGCCCCCCATGCCTGCAATGCCACGATAA